The Nothobranchius furzeri strain GRZ-AD chromosome 6, NfurGRZ-RIMD1, whole genome shotgun sequence genome includes a region encoding these proteins:
- the ddx54 gene encoding ATP-dependent RNA helicase DDX54: protein MAQRKKKLTKKKKHTASREPQSDSDGGDFELAAEMKDDDSPGRKLPRFPAASDCLSDVEPDTRELVRAQNKKKKKSGGFQSMGLSFPVFKGVMKKGYKVPTPIQRKTIPMILDGKDVVAMARTGSGKTAAFLVPMFEKLKAPQAQTGARALILAPTRELALQTMKFTKELGKFTGLKTALILGGDSMEDQFAALHENPDIIIGTPGRLMHVVRDMNLKLHSVEYVVFDEADRLFEMGFAEQLQEIIQRLPDTRQTLLFSATLPKLLMEFARAGLVEPVLIRLDVDSKLSDQIKLSFFHLRVDDKPALLLHLLRNVVKPQEQTVVFAATKHHVEYLKELLSIEGIECSYIYSALDQTARKINIGKFVHRKAMVLLVTDVAARGIDIPLLDNVINYNFPSKAKLFLHRVGRVGRAGRSGTAYSMICPDEMPFVYDLHLFLGRPVQFATADHTQDSDGVFGRVPQSILDDESSHLIVAHEKSLELQNLHHVSENAYKQYLKSRPNPSTESIRRVKNTDVSTMMVHPLLGSGLEKMELERLQIVDAIKGYRSKSTIFEINSSSKTPASEVMRKKRSKDTRLVDKFSKHRDDLAAESRLQQSKSAAISGLMHSTGQDDKDLKGVFSEVVGGKRKNTKEDGEERPKNKKIRQMGKDEEYFIPYRPKDFDSERGLSLGGEASHFEQQASSAVLDLMGDEGDQLNQHKKHMKWDRKRKRFVRESGKEDKKKRMKTESGQIVSNKKKNFYEEWKKKYKVDDAGYGSDGEAAAAGGRRGSARGRGRRGANPRPSAGPQVTSGGRRIRSELKTSVQIMKTRKHKQKQQFLQKGGMKKIRSKNKQWLGEVKKSGFGRGGQKKGKMRKRL from the exons ATGGCTCAGAGAAAGAAGAAactgacgaagaagaagaaacacacgGCTAGCAGGGAGCCGCAGTCCGACTCTGACGGCGGAGACTTTGAGCTGGCTGCGGAGATGAAAGACGACGACTCA CCAGGTAGGAAGCTGCCGCGGTTCCCCGCAGCATCAGATTGCCTGTCAGATGTGGAGCCTGACACCAGGGAGCTCGTCAGGGCccaaaacaagaagaagaaaaagtctgGAGGGTTTCAGTCCATGG GTCTTAGCTTCCCCGTTTTCAAGGGTGTCATGAAGAAGGGTTACAAAGTGCCTACCCCCATTCAAAGAAAG ACTATCCCCATGATTCTGGATGGAAAGGACGTCGTGGCGATGGCTCGGACGGGCAGCGGTAAGACAGCTGCCTTCCTGGTTCCGATGTTCGAGAAGCTGAAAGCTCCTCAAGCCCAAACAGGAGCCCGGGCGCTCATCCTGGCCCCCACCAGAGAGCTGGCCCTGCAGACCATGAAGTTCACAAAAGAG TTGGGAAAGTTCACAGGCCTGAAGACTGCTCTGATCCTTGGTGGAGACAG TATGGAGGACCAGTTTGCTGCTCTTCATGAAAACCCTGACAT AATCATCGGCACTCCTGGCCGTCTCATGCATGTCGTCAGGGACATGAACCTGAAGCTGCACAGCGTGGAATACGTGGTGTTTGATGAGGCTGACAG GTTGTTTGAAATGGGTTTTGCTGAGCAGCTTCAGGAAATCATCCAGAGGCTCCCAGACACCAGACAGACTCTGCTCTTCTCTGCCACACTTCCCAAACTGTTGATGGAGTTTGCCAGAGCGG GGCTGGTTGAACCGGTTCTGATTcgcctggatgtggactctaaactcAGTGACCAGATTAAG TTGTCCTTCTTCCATTTGCGTGTGGATGACAAACCAGCGCTGCTGCTACACCTGCTGAGGAATGTGGTGAAACCTCAGGAGCAGACGGTGGTGTTTGCTGCCACCAAGCACCATGTAGAGTACCTGAAAGAG CTGCTGTCTATTGAAGGGATAGAGTGCTCCTACATCTACAGTGCCCTCGATCAGACAGCCAGGAAGATCAACATCGGGAAGTTTGTGCACCGGAAAGCCATGGTGCTCCTGGTGACTGACGTCGCTGCTCGTGGTATAGACATCCCCCTGCTGGACAATGTCATCAACTACAACTTCCCTTCAAAGGCCAAACTCTTCCTGCACAGAGTTG GTCGTGTGGGGCGTGCGGGTCGCAGCGGGACAGCCTACAGTATGATTTGTCCTGATGAGATGCCATTCGTCTACGATCTCCACCTCTTTCTTGGAAGGCCCGTCCAGTTTGCCACAGCCGACCACACACAAG ATTCAGACGGTGTGTTCGGAAGAGTCCCTCAGAGCATCTTggatgatgaaagttctcatctgATTGTGGCTCATGAGAAATCCCTGGAGCTACAGAATCTGCACCATGTCTCAGAGAACGCTTACAAGCAGTATCTAAAGTCCAGGCCGAACCCCTCCACAGAGTCCATCAGACGGGTCAAAAACACAGATGTGTCCACTATGATGGTGCATCCATTACTAG GTTCCGGTTTGGAGAAAATGGAACTGGAGCGCCTTCAGATAGTCGATGCCATTAAGGGATATAGATCCAAATCT aCTATTTTTGAAATCAACTCAAGCAGTAAGACACCTGCAAGTGAGGTGATGCGAAAGAAACGCTCAAAGGACACACGATTAGTGGACAAATTCAGTAAGCACAGAGACGACCTGGCTGCAGAAAGCAGGCTGCAGCAGTCCAAATCAGCTGCTATTAGTGGCCTGATGCACAGCACAGGCCAGGACGACAAGGACCTAAAG GGGGTGTTTTCAGAGGTGGTTGGTGGTaagagaaaaaacacaaaggaagatGGAGAGGAGCGTCCAAAGAACAAGAAAATCAGGCAAATGGGTAAAGACGAGGAGTATTTCATCCCTTACAGACCTAAAGACTTTGACTCAGAGCGAGG GTTGAGTCTCGGTGGAGAGGCCAGTCATTTTGAACAACAAGCCTCCTCCGCTGTCCTCGACCTAATGGGAGACGAGGGCGATCAGCTAAATCAGCACAAGAAACACATGAAATG GGACCGTAAGAGGAAGCGTTTTGTAAGAGAATCGGGAAAGGAGGACAAGAAGAAGAGGATGAAAACAGAGAGTGGTCAGATCGTTAGCAACAAGAAGAAGAACTT TTATGAGGAGTGGAAGAAAAAGTACAAGGTTGACGATGCAGGATATGGATCTGatggagaagcagcagcagcaggaggaaggAGGGGGTCAGCAAGAG GTCGTGGCCGCCGAGGCGCCAACCCCCGCCCTTCTGCCGGACCCCAGGTGACGTCCGGCGGCCGCAGAATACGCTCGGAGCTGAAAACGAGTGTGCAGATAATGAAGACCCGCAAACACAAGCAGAAGCAGCAGTTCCTGCAGAAAGGAGGGATGAAGAAAATCCGTTCCAAGAACAAACAGTGGCTGGGAGAGGTGAAGAAGTCCGGCTTCGGGCGCGGCGGCCAGAAGAAGGGCAAGATGAGGAAGAGACTGTGA